A genomic region of Ensifer adhaerens contains the following coding sequences:
- a CDS encoding mechanosensitive ion channel domain-containing protein, protein MKLRSVGKLPAILICLLGLVTAGPVAAQKAAQPAQGTAQGTTQSGQKSTQPAQSAQTASQPAAGKATTPTEDNAQPGANDATPDVAAPAATTAEPAQTAPAPAQSAAQDDGAAPGQSQATEQLAKAGDELKRLTDLVSKAKDDDTALAELKVQVDALFKQIIGVSVSTRPRLDEIKARLTELGDPPAEGQPAEADIVSAERKRLVAERGAINALTGEAEGLSVQATKLSNAITATRRALFSNTLLKNTEVSTGMFDDALTATADETRVLSRSVGSWLSFAWNYKRVPLLTALFLSLLAALVFLSGSRRLFRPWIEHDITDEEPSYFRRLSVAFWSTLIPTIASAAFAISSFLFLRGFNVLRSDIAPIIAITLGVAVVVFFVTRLAQAVLSPRDARWRLVRVSDRGARMLMIAIFAMALVNGLDYLFGGVSEALGSPVVLTVVKSYIASIVIGLIIMASAWIKPTLRKDESFDGHGHAWPRVVSFALLATGALLIIAAVSGYVGLARFIATQIIITGAILVTMYIGILTGRAVAKQGAFAETAAGRYLERRYNLEQVALDQIGLAAGLSIYALVVLFFIPLILLQWGFQIADIESWAYRMVTEIKIGSITISLVGILAGVLFFALGYVVTRFVQRWIDGNIMARSRVDAGVRNSIRTGIGYTGVGLAGLIGLSAAGIDLSNLALVAGALSLGVGFGLQNIVSNFVSGLILLVERPFKVGDWIVSGTTEGFVKRISVRATEIETFQHQSIMMPNSLLINASVGNWTHRNKLGRSEIAVTVTYASEPRRIMELLSEIAAAHPMVLKNPSPSVGFTAFGDDRMTFELRIYVADVLTGGGVRNDLRVSIYERFRDEGIGEPFPVKIEDVPVEDQTGIESHEPEKVGEPKGATPAEDRVSAKATSSSKATASAAPLDEERVEEGSARRAASRRSNPNR, encoded by the coding sequence ATGAAATTGCGTTCTGTCGGAAAACTGCCTGCCATTCTCATCTGCCTGCTGGGGCTGGTCACTGCCGGTCCGGTTGCAGCGCAGAAGGCGGCGCAGCCGGCACAAGGTACCGCCCAGGGCACAACGCAGTCCGGCCAGAAGTCGACGCAACCGGCCCAGTCGGCGCAGACCGCATCGCAGCCGGCTGCTGGCAAGGCGACGACACCGACCGAGGATAACGCCCAGCCAGGTGCAAACGACGCGACGCCGGATGTGGCCGCGCCGGCCGCGACGACCGCGGAACCGGCCCAGACCGCGCCTGCTCCCGCGCAGAGCGCAGCGCAGGACGATGGCGCAGCGCCCGGCCAGAGCCAGGCGACCGAACAGCTTGCCAAGGCTGGCGACGAGCTGAAGCGGCTGACGGACCTCGTATCAAAGGCGAAGGACGATGACACCGCGCTTGCCGAACTGAAGGTGCAGGTCGATGCACTCTTCAAGCAGATCATCGGCGTGTCGGTCTCGACCCGTCCACGCCTCGACGAGATCAAGGCGCGGCTCACCGAACTTGGCGACCCGCCGGCCGAAGGGCAGCCCGCGGAGGCCGATATCGTGTCCGCCGAGCGCAAGCGCCTCGTGGCGGAGCGCGGTGCCATCAACGCGCTGACCGGTGAGGCCGAGGGCCTGTCGGTGCAGGCGACCAAGCTTTCCAACGCCATTACCGCGACAAGGCGCGCGCTGTTTTCCAACACGCTCCTGAAGAACACCGAAGTCTCGACCGGCATGTTCGACGACGCGCTGACGGCGACGGCGGACGAAACCCGCGTGCTCTCGCGTAGTGTCGGGAGCTGGCTGAGCTTTGCCTGGAACTACAAGCGCGTGCCGCTCCTGACGGCGCTGTTCCTGTCGCTCCTGGCGGCGCTCGTGTTCCTTTCGGGCAGCCGCAGGCTGTTCCGTCCCTGGATCGAGCATGACATTACCGATGAGGAGCCGAGCTACTTCCGCCGCCTGTCGGTCGCCTTCTGGTCCACGCTGATCCCGACGATCGCCTCGGCCGCCTTCGCGATCTCGAGCTTCCTGTTCCTGCGTGGCTTCAACGTGCTGCGCTCCGACATCGCACCGATCATTGCCATTACGCTCGGGGTGGCGGTGGTGGTGTTCTTCGTCACCAGGCTCGCCCAGGCGGTGTTGTCGCCGCGCGATGCGCGCTGGCGGCTCGTCCGGGTTTCCGATCGCGGCGCCAGGATGCTGATGATCGCGATCTTCGCCATGGCGCTGGTCAACGGTCTCGATTACCTGTTCGGCGGCGTCAGCGAGGCGCTCGGCTCGCCGGTGGTCCTCACCGTCGTCAAGAGCTACATCGCCTCCATCGTCATCGGCCTCATCATCATGGCGTCGGCCTGGATCAAGCCGACACTTCGAAAGGACGAGTCCTTCGATGGGCATGGCCACGCCTGGCCGCGGGTCGTGTCCTTCGCGCTGCTTGCGACCGGCGCCTTGCTGATCATTGCCGCCGTGTCCGGCTATGTCGGTCTCGCGCGCTTCATCGCCACGCAGATCATCATCACCGGCGCGATCCTGGTGACGATGTATATCGGCATCCTCACCGGCCGGGCGGTGGCAAAGCAGGGCGCCTTTGCCGAGACGGCGGCCGGGCGTTATCTGGAGCGGCGTTACAATCTGGAACAGGTGGCGCTCGACCAGATCGGTCTTGCCGCGGGCCTCAGCATCTATGCGCTGGTCGTTCTCTTCTTCATTCCGCTGATCCTCTTGCAGTGGGGCTTCCAGATCGCCGACATCGAGTCCTGGGCCTACCGGATGGTGACCGAGATCAAGATCGGCTCGATCACCATTTCGCTGGTCGGCATTCTCGCGGGCGTCCTGTTCTTTGCGCTCGGCTATGTCGTCACCCGCTTCGTGCAGCGCTGGATCGACGGCAACATCATGGCGCGCAGCCGGGTCGATGCCGGCGTGCGCAACTCCATCCGCACCGGCATCGGCTATACCGGCGTCGGCCTTGCGGGCCTCATCGGCCTGTCGGCGGCGGGCATCGATCTCTCGAACCTCGCGCTCGTCGCCGGTGCCCTCTCGCTCGGCGTCGGTTTCGGCCTGCAGAACATCGTCTCGAACTTCGTCTCGGGGCTGATCCTGCTCGTCGAGCGGCCGTTCAAGGTGGGCGACTGGATCGTCAGCGGCACGACCGAAGGCTTCGTCAAGCGCATCTCGGTGCGCGCCACCGAGATCGAGACCTTCCAGCACCAGTCGATCATGATGCCGAACTCGCTGCTGATCAACGCCTCGGTCGGCAACTGGACGCATCGCAACAAGCTCGGCCGCTCCGAAATCGCCGTCACCGTGACCTATGCCAGCGAGCCGCGTCGGATCATGGAGCTTTTGTCCGAGATCGCCGCCGCCCATCCGATGGTGCTCAAGAACCCGTCGCCGAGCGTCGGCTTCACTGCGTTTGGCGACGATCGCATGACCTTCGAACTCCGCATCTACGTGGCCGACGTGCTGACCGGTGGTGGCGTGCGCAACGACCTGCGCGTGTCGATCTACGAGCGCTTCCGCGATGAAGGCATCGGCGAGCCGTTCCCGGTGAAGATCGAGGACGTGCCGGTAGAGGACCAGACGGGCATTGAGAGCCACGAGCCGGAGAAGGTTGGCGAGCCGAAGGGCGCGACCCCTGCCGAGGACAGGGTTTCGGCCAAGGCGACCTCGTCGAGCAAAGCGACGGCTTCGGCAGCGCCGCTGGACGAGGAGCGCGTGGAGGAAGGCAGCGCCCGGCGCGCCGCCAGCCGGCGTTCCAACCCAAACCGCTGA
- a CDS encoding DUF924 family protein, which translates to MTREVEICTPEDVLNFWFGELTYDDWFTVSHELDDACIRRFQASHLGLARGVGEIWRATPENRLAAIILLDQLPRNMYRGTPLAFATDCLALHEAKLAVGNGADMAIKPEARAFVYLPLEHSENLTDQTMSVKLFTELGDAEYLDYAIRHREVIEEFGRFPHRNALLARVSTDAELAYLARPGAGF; encoded by the coding sequence ATGACGAGAGAAGTTGAAATCTGCACGCCGGAAGACGTTTTGAACTTCTGGTTCGGCGAGCTCACCTATGACGACTGGTTCACCGTCAGCCACGAACTGGACGACGCCTGCATTCGCCGCTTCCAGGCGTCGCACCTGGGGCTGGCCCGCGGGGTCGGCGAGATCTGGCGCGCGACGCCGGAGAACCGGCTGGCGGCGATCATCCTGCTCGACCAGCTGCCGCGCAACATGTATCGCGGTACGCCGCTGGCCTTTGCGACCGATTGTCTGGCGCTGCACGAGGCCAAGCTCGCCGTCGGCAACGGCGCCGACATGGCGATCAAGCCGGAAGCGCGCGCCTTTGTCTACCTGCCCCTCGAGCATTCGGAAAATCTGACCGACCAGACCATGTCGGTGAAGCTTTTCACCGAGCTTGGCGATGCCGAATATCTCGACTACGCCATCCGCCACCGCGAGGTGATCGAGGAATTCGGCCGCTTCCCGCATCGAAATGCCTTGCTGGCTCGCGTCTCGACAGACGCCGAGCTTGCCTATCTGGCAAGGCCGGGTGCCGGATTCTGA
- a CDS encoding FecCD family ABC transporter permease, which produces MLAEDTSAVPVAVSRVSPARALRGGVGLFAAVLLLLLTVTAGVSLGSAPIPVTTVWSIVAGKLVPGSIEAFWSAGRESIVWDVRLPRVMLAGLVGAGLALTGAVLQSVTRNPLADPHLLGVSSGGALGAIVALLHTGMILGLLTVPLFAFGGALLATVLVAFVSRALGTSADRLVLAGVAVAFVLTSVGNLMIFLGDPRATHTVIFWMLGGLGLAQWPHLVYPALVLFVSLGWLVVRSREINALAMGDETATTLGIPVRRFRLTLFVVTALLTGVMVAFSGAIGFVGLMVPHFVRLFAGSDNVRVIPLSAFFGALTLILADLVARVIMAPEDMPIGVVTGIVGGIAFVAILTRRA; this is translated from the coding sequence ATGCTGGCTGAGGATACGTCGGCTGTTCCCGTTGCCGTTTCGCGGGTTTCCCCGGCGCGGGCGCTCCGCGGCGGGGTCGGGTTGTTCGCGGCTGTGCTGCTGCTGCTTCTGACCGTGACCGCCGGCGTGTCGCTCGGCTCGGCGCCGATCCCCGTGACCACCGTCTGGTCGATCGTTGCCGGAAAGCTTGTGCCCGGCAGTATCGAGGCCTTCTGGTCGGCCGGGCGCGAAAGCATCGTCTGGGACGTGCGCCTGCCGCGGGTGATGCTGGCGGGGCTTGTCGGCGCCGGCCTGGCGCTGACCGGCGCCGTGTTGCAATCGGTGACGCGCAATCCGCTTGCCGATCCGCATCTGCTCGGCGTCTCCTCCGGCGGGGCGCTCGGGGCGATCGTCGCGCTGTTGCATACCGGAATGATCCTCGGCCTTCTCACGGTGCCGCTCTTTGCCTTTGGCGGCGCGTTGCTTGCCACCGTGCTGGTCGCCTTCGTTTCCCGCGCGCTCGGCACCAGTGCCGATCGCCTGGTCCTTGCCGGCGTCGCCGTTGCCTTCGTGCTGACCTCGGTCGGCAATCTCATGATCTTCCTCGGCGATCCACGGGCGACGCACACGGTGATCTTCTGGATGCTCGGCGGCCTGGGCCTCGCGCAATGGCCGCATCTCGTCTACCCGGCGCTGGTGCTCTTCGTTTCGCTCGGCTGGCTGGTCGTGCGCTCGCGTGAGATCAACGCGCTTGCCATGGGCGACGAGACGGCAACGACGCTCGGTATTCCCGTACGCCGTTTCCGGCTGACGCTCTTCGTCGTCACCGCGCTCCTGACCGGGGTGATGGTGGCCTTTTCAGGCGCAATCGGCTTCGTCGGGCTGATGGTGCCGCATTTCGTGCGGCTCTTTGCCGGCAGCGACAATGTCCGGGTCATTCCGCTCTCGGCCTTCTTCGGCGCCTTGACGTTGATCCTCGCCGACCTCGTCGCTCGGGTGATCATGGCGCCCGAGGATATGCCGATCGGCGTCGTCACCGGCATTGTCGGCGGCATCGCCTTTGTTGCCATCCTCACGCGGCGCGCGTAA
- a CDS encoding ABC transporter substrate-binding protein has translation MKINIASSTLLFLIAAATPALAYPVTVKSCNREVTFDAAPKRAIANDVNLVEMMLALKLQDHMVGYTGVSGWKTLDEKLREGVKELPELAEKYPTKEVLLNADADFFFAGWNYGMKVGGEVTPETLAPFKIGVYELTESCIHVMAREKPSMDDMFVDLLNLGRIFGVEDRAEALVAGYRSQLAEITKANVGNAKPTRVFVYDSGEEKPFTSGRFGIPTAMIEAAGGANIMDDVDKSWVEVSWEPVIERNPEVVMIVNYGEVKAEDKIAFMKSNPAFANVDAVKNDRFVVLDYVEATPGPRNIDAIARLSKAFHGQGL, from the coding sequence ATGAAGATCAATATTGCCTCCTCTACCTTGCTGTTTCTCATTGCCGCCGCCACGCCGGCGCTCGCCTATCCGGTGACCGTCAAGAGCTGCAACCGCGAGGTGACCTTCGATGCCGCGCCGAAACGGGCGATCGCCAACGACGTCAACCTGGTGGAGATGATGCTGGCGCTGAAACTGCAGGACCACATGGTCGGCTATACCGGCGTTTCCGGCTGGAAGACGCTCGATGAAAAACTGCGCGAAGGTGTGAAGGAACTGCCGGAGCTTGCGGAGAAATATCCGACCAAGGAAGTGCTCCTCAATGCCGACGCCGATTTCTTCTTCGCCGGCTGGAACTACGGCATGAAGGTCGGTGGCGAAGTGACGCCCGAGACATTGGCGCCCTTCAAGATCGGCGTCTACGAACTCACCGAATCCTGCATCCACGTCATGGCCAGGGAGAAGCCCTCGATGGACGACATGTTCGTCGATCTCCTCAATCTCGGCCGCATTTTCGGCGTCGAGGATCGGGCCGAAGCGCTGGTCGCGGGTTATCGCAGCCAGCTCGCCGAGATCACCAAGGCCAATGTCGGCAACGCCAAGCCGACCCGCGTCTTCGTCTATGATTCCGGCGAGGAGAAGCCCTTCACGTCGGGTCGCTTCGGCATTCCGACCGCGATGATCGAGGCTGCCGGCGGCGCCAACATCATGGACGATGTCGACAAGAGCTGGGTGGAAGTCTCCTGGGAGCCGGTGATCGAGCGGAACCCGGAGGTGGTGATGATCGTCAACTACGGCGAGGTGAAAGCCGAGGACAAGATCGCTTTCATGAAGAGCAACCCGGCCTTCGCCAATGTCGATGCGGTGAAGAACGACCGCTTCGTCGTGCTCGATTATGTCGAGGCGACGCCCGGACCGCGCAACATCGACGCCATCGCCCGGCTTTCGAAGGCATTTCACGGGCAGGGCCTGTAA
- a CDS encoding ABC transporter ATP-binding protein gives MTCSATGAALKVEGLCWGPRAGLTLVEDMDFSIEAGSRLAILGPNGAGKTSLLRCLYRAVQPNAGRIEIDGVDLWSISAREAAKTIAVVLQEMPGDFPFSVRDVVMMGRIPRREGLNGWTETDRERVQHALSHLDLSHLAGRQFATLSGGEKQRVLIARALAQEPRIIILDEPTNHLDIRHQLEILELLQTLKLTIVSTLHDINLAAEFATDVAIVTAGRLTAFGTPDAVLNPRALSTAFGVTATAHGTAVAGSARFSFSLPRQGSIS, from the coding sequence ATGACCTGTTCAGCGACGGGAGCTGCCCTCAAGGTGGAAGGCCTTTGCTGGGGGCCCCGTGCGGGGCTGACCCTGGTCGAAGACATGGATTTCTCGATCGAAGCGGGCAGCCGCCTTGCGATCCTCGGGCCGAACGGCGCCGGCAAGACCTCGCTTCTGCGCTGCCTCTACCGGGCGGTGCAGCCGAATGCCGGCCGAATCGAGATCGACGGCGTCGACCTCTGGTCGATCTCGGCGCGCGAGGCGGCGAAGACGATTGCCGTCGTGCTGCAGGAAATGCCCGGCGACTTTCCCTTCAGCGTGCGTGACGTCGTGATGATGGGACGCATCCCGCGGCGAGAGGGGCTCAACGGCTGGACGGAGACGGACCGCGAGCGCGTGCAGCATGCGCTCTCTCATCTCGATCTTTCCCACCTCGCCGGCCGCCAGTTCGCCACACTTTCGGGCGGCGAAAAGCAGCGGGTGCTGATTGCCCGGGCACTCGCCCAGGAGCCGCGCATCATCATCCTCGACGAGCCGACCAACCATCTCGACATCCGTCACCAGCTCGAAATCCTCGAGCTCTTGCAGACGCTGAAGCTGACGATCGTTTCGACGCTGCACGACATCAATCTCGCCGCCGAATTCGCGACCGACGTCGCAATCGTGACCGCGGGGCGGCTGACGGCCTTCGGAACTCCCGATGCGGTGCTGAACCCGCGCGCGCTTTCCACCGCCTTCGGCGTCACTGCCACCGCCCACGGCACCGCCGTTGCCGGCAGCGCCCGTTTCTCCTTTTCACTTCCTCGACAGGGATCCATTTCATGA
- a CDS encoding DUF1636 family protein: MAEPNSRQHKITVCTDCRFTGGPCVPGAELIKRLNRSIAALGEPLDRDFSIAGTVCMAACTRPCTIAFQATGKATYLFGDISPEEDIDDLVRFAATYAERGDGMTRAAERPRGLKTKTLARIPAAVLVSEDIGGRFQ; this comes from the coding sequence ATGGCTGAGCCGAATTCCCGACAGCACAAGATAACGGTTTGCACCGATTGCCGTTTTACCGGCGGTCCCTGCGTGCCGGGCGCCGAGCTGATAAAGCGTCTCAACCGCAGCATCGCCGCGCTCGGCGAGCCGCTCGATCGTGATTTCTCGATCGCCGGCACCGTCTGCATGGCGGCTTGCACGCGACCCTGCACCATCGCCTTCCAGGCGACGGGCAAGGCGACCTATCTCTTCGGTGATATCTCGCCGGAAGAGGATATCGACGACCTCGTCCGCTTCGCCGCCACCTATGCCGAACGTGGCGACGGCATGACGCGTGCCGCCGAGCGTCCGCGCGGCCTCAAGACAAAGACGCTCGCTCGCATTCCGGCGGCAGTGCTCGTCTCCGAAGACATTGGAGGACGGTTCCAATGA
- the aspT gene encoding aspartate-alanine antiporter, with protein sequence MNPIDFFVDTLRTYPPVAVFLALGIGFLIGPIKVAGFNLGNVTATLLAGVLIGQLGIQVSGDLKSTLFLIFLFAVGYGVGPQFVRGLSTDGPKQIAFALSVLVLCLIVPYLCALIAGLPLGYGAGMYAGSQTISAAIGVATDQINSLGLPAEQAKAFADQIPIAYAVTYIWGTIGSAIILAQLGPKLLGIDLPAACREYEAKLGGGTESSEPGITRAYHDFGLRAYRVDQASGLTGKPVKDILPGIRVFVERLRRGDQIIEADGNTVLQPGDVVAFSGRRAVLVENLDSKLIEVEDKELLNAEAEVVDVYVTSKALAGKTLADVSTMDWARGVYARKIIRSLVEIPVLPGTTVERGDIVTIGGAKRHVEAAIKALGFADRPVETTDIAFLGWGLFVGAMIGALTITIGGIPIGLSTSGGALLAGLVLGWLRTTYPAFGRIPSPALWLMNTLGLNIFIAVVGIGAGPGFVAGLQEVGISLFIWGVVATSIPMIASVLLGHYVFKFHPAILFGACAGVRTTTAALGMIQEAAKSKVPALGYGMPYAIGNTLLTIFGLVIVIMLA encoded by the coding sequence GTGAATCCCATCGATTTCTTCGTCGACACACTTCGGACATACCCGCCCGTGGCCGTCTTCCTGGCACTCGGCATCGGCTTCCTGATCGGGCCGATCAAGGTCGCGGGATTCAATCTCGGAAACGTCACCGCAACGCTTCTTGCCGGTGTTCTCATCGGGCAGCTGGGCATCCAGGTTTCCGGTGACCTGAAATCCACCCTGTTCCTGATCTTCCTCTTCGCCGTCGGCTACGGCGTCGGACCCCAGTTCGTGCGCGGCCTCAGCACCGACGGACCAAAGCAGATCGCCTTCGCGCTGTCTGTCCTGGTGCTGTGCCTCATCGTTCCCTATCTCTGCGCGCTGATCGCCGGGCTTCCGCTCGGCTATGGCGCCGGCATGTATGCGGGATCGCAGACGATCTCGGCTGCAATCGGCGTCGCGACGGATCAGATCAACTCCCTCGGGCTGCCGGCCGAGCAGGCCAAGGCCTTTGCCGACCAGATCCCGATCGCCTATGCGGTGACCTATATCTGGGGCACGATCGGCTCGGCCATCATCCTCGCCCAGCTTGGGCCAAAGCTTCTCGGTATCGACCTTCCGGCGGCGTGCCGGGAATATGAGGCCAAGCTTGGCGGCGGCACCGAGAGCAGCGAACCCGGCATCACCCGCGCCTATCACGATTTCGGCCTTCGCGCCTACCGCGTCGATCAGGCAAGCGGGCTGACCGGCAAGCCGGTCAAGGACATTCTTCCCGGCATCCGTGTCTTTGTCGAACGTCTGCGTCGCGGCGACCAGATCATCGAAGCCGACGGCAACACCGTGCTGCAGCCAGGTGACGTCGTTGCCTTTTCGGGCCGGCGTGCCGTGCTCGTCGAAAACCTCGACAGCAAGCTCATCGAGGTCGAGGACAAGGAACTCTTGAACGCGGAAGCCGAAGTGGTCGACGTCTACGTCACCAGCAAGGCGCTTGCCGGCAAGACGCTCGCCGATGTCAGCACGATGGATTGGGCGCGCGGCGTCTATGCCCGCAAGATCATCCGCTCGCTGGTCGAGATTCCGGTGCTGCCCGGCACCACCGTCGAGCGCGGCGACATCGTCACCATCGGCGGCGCCAAGAGACACGTCGAAGCGGCGATCAAGGCGCTAGGCTTTGCCGACAGGCCCGTCGAGACGACCGACATTGCCTTCCTTGGCTGGGGTCTCTTCGTCGGCGCAATGATCGGAGCGCTCACGATTACGATCGGCGGCATCCCGATCGGCCTTTCCACCTCCGGCGGCGCGCTTCTCGCAGGCCTTGTGCTCGGCTGGCTGCGCACCACCTACCCCGCCTTCGGCCGAATCCCCTCGCCGGCGCTGTGGCTGATGAACACGCTCGGCCTCAACATCTTCATCGCCGTCGTCGGGATCGGCGCCGGCCCGGGCTTTGTCGCGGGCCTGCAGGAGGTCGGCATTTCGCTGTTCATCTGGGGCGTGGTCGCCACGTCGATCCCGATGATCGCCTCGGTGCTCCTCGGCCACTATGTCTTCAAGTTCCATCCGGCGATCCTGTTTGGCGCCTGCGCCGGCGTCAGAACGACGACGGCAGCGCTCGGCATGATCCAGGAGGCGGCCAAGAGCAAGGTGCCGGCGCTCGGCTACGGCATGCCCTACGCCATCGGAAACACGCTGCTGACCATCTTCGGCCTCGTCATCGTCATCATGCTCGCCTGA
- a CDS encoding bifunctional aspartate transaminase/aspartate 4-decarboxylase gives MLDRNFYDSLSDLSPFEIKDELIKLAKSSSQKSAKAFLNAGRGNPNWTATRAREAFFLLGQFALTEAKRAYYDPKAGVAGMPPKDGAHARFEKWTKKQLQSTADWDEEDEGIPPAKTLSDAVNYAITTFRFDADAFVHELTDSIIGDNYPVPDRALHHNEIITHEYLMWAMCAGHRPKAKFDLYPVEGGTAAMCYIFKALKNARLLNAGDTIALGTPIFTPYLEMPELEDYDLKTINVSAEQEDRFQFTDEDIKALENPKVKALFLVNPGNPSAVAMDPDSIKRLVDLVNKKRPDLIVLTDDVYGTFVPGFQSLLGHLPRNTIGVYSYSKYFGCTGWRLGVIAVAEDNIFDEKIKAHAEPIQKLLEKRYKAMTPKPREVKFIDRIVADSRDVALNHTAGLSLPQQVMMTLFGLVELMDVEKAYQKACIAICTKRFWNLIEGMGVESNPGIYFDHYYGIIDFEFWLRKYVGEDVVTWVKDNIHPLDIPFRLAEDHGIVLLNGSGFDAPSWSARVSFANLNDDAYSQIGRAVRSVARGYVQTYQAAKGLKIS, from the coding sequence ATGTTGGACAGAAATTTCTACGATAGCCTTTCCGATCTCAGCCCGTTCGAAATCAAGGACGAACTGATCAAGCTCGCCAAGTCGAGCTCACAGAAATCCGCCAAGGCTTTCCTCAATGCCGGCCGCGGCAACCCGAACTGGACGGCGACACGCGCTCGCGAAGCCTTCTTCCTGCTCGGCCAGTTTGCGCTGACGGAAGCCAAGCGCGCCTATTACGACCCGAAGGCGGGTGTGGCCGGCATGCCGCCGAAGGACGGCGCCCACGCGCGGTTTGAGAAGTGGACGAAGAAGCAACTGCAGAGCACGGCCGACTGGGATGAAGAGGATGAGGGTATTCCGCCGGCAAAGACGCTTTCCGACGCCGTCAACTACGCCATCACCACCTTCCGCTTCGATGCGGACGCCTTCGTGCACGAGCTCACGGACTCGATCATCGGCGACAACTATCCGGTTCCCGATCGGGCGCTGCACCACAACGAGATCATCACCCACGAATACCTGATGTGGGCAATGTGCGCCGGCCACCGACCGAAGGCAAAGTTCGACCTTTACCCGGTCGAAGGCGGCACCGCCGCCATGTGCTACATCTTCAAGGCACTGAAGAACGCCCGCCTGCTTAACGCCGGCGACACGATCGCGCTCGGAACGCCGATCTTCACGCCCTATCTCGAAATGCCGGAACTGGAGGACTACGATCTCAAGACCATCAATGTCAGCGCCGAGCAGGAGGACCGCTTCCAGTTCACCGACGAAGACATCAAGGCGCTGGAGAACCCCAAGGTGAAGGCGTTGTTCCTGGTCAACCCCGGCAACCCGTCCGCCGTGGCGATGGATCCGGATTCGATCAAGCGCCTTGTCGACCTCGTCAACAAGAAGCGCCCCGACCTGATCGTGCTGACGGACGACGTCTACGGCACCTTCGTTCCGGGCTTCCAGTCGTTGCTTGGGCATCTGCCGCGCAACACGATCGGCGTCTACTCCTATTCGAAGTACTTCGGTTGCACCGGCTGGCGCCTCGGCGTCATTGCCGTCGCCGAGGACAACATCTTCGACGAGAAGATCAAGGCCCACGCCGAACCGATCCAGAAGCTCCTTGAAAAACGCTACAAGGCGATGACGCCGAAGCCGCGCGAGGTGAAGTTCATCGACCGCATCGTCGCCGACAGCCGCGACGTAGCGCTGAACCACACCGCCGGCCTGTCGCTGCCCCAGCAGGTGATGATGACGCTCTTCGGCCTCGTCGAGCTGATGGACGTCGAGAAGGCTTACCAGAAGGCCTGCATCGCCATCTGCACCAAGCGCTTCTGGAACCTGATCGAGGGCATGGGGGTCGAGTCCAATCCGGGCATCTATTTCGACCACTATTACGGCATCATCGACTTCGAGTTCTGGCTGCGCAAATATGTCGGCGAGGATGTCGTCACCTGGGTGAAGGACAACATCCACCCGCTCGACATTCCCTTCCGGCTTGCCGAGGACCACGGCATCGTGCTCCTCAACGGTTCAGGCTTCGACGCACCAAGCTGGTCGGCGCGCGTCTCCTTCGCCAACCTCAATGACGACGCCTACTCGCAGATCGGCCGTGCCGTGCGCTCGGTCGCCCGCGGCTATGTACAGACCTACCAGGCAGCCAAGGGCCTGAAGATCAGCTAG